Genomic segment of Gigantopelta aegis isolate Gae_Host chromosome 10, Gae_host_genome, whole genome shotgun sequence:
GATTTACGCGCTCAAGTCCCGTGCTCAACTACTTGGGCTTGCGGCCACGATGACATCATTATCGAATGTTAGTAAATTTGcctaatgtgttttattttatttcgccGTTGGtcgagagagggagagagacccTCTGGCTACAAAACATGACGGTCTGCCAAATGCTTTATATTCGGCGAAGGCCCGGGAGTGTTTAGTCACATGTCGGGTCGAGGCTGGCTATGTCCGAACTGACATTTCAAATGTAATTTACGTGATTATTGAGGAAAATTGACACATCGGCGAACAGCGCCTTTCTCGtctaaaaataacataattcaTTTCCTCAAGTCAGCGGATAGCGCGCTGCCATGGCTGGCTAAAGAAACAGGAAGATCCAAAACAATTACTTGTTGTCAGTCATGTCTTCATTATCAAATTGGTTTAACCTTTACAAACGTATCTGGGCTAAATGCTTCGaaatttgtgggggtttttttttttattattaaccaaACCATTTTGAAAAGAAGTATACATGTGTTTAATTCCTTGCACGCTCAAACATACAgccacacacatacgcacaaaCGCACagtcacatgcacacacaataccgcatacacacacacacacacacacacatgcgcagcacaacaaatatattatacactGTAGCTGCaatagaaaaatacattatttttatctttagaAATCCCAACTATTTCAATTCGCTTCAGACACAATGATTTATAGTCCCTCCCACAGGAAATGCcgtttttcatactatgtaatttaatataaattagtttttttgagccgattgttttctaaattcaacacataaataatatttttcagttatttccaaaacatttttacttttcttcttaagtcaaaccaaactgaaaaaaaaaaacttttgtaacaggatgggacggactatagatatatgtgtatataagaTGTACTTATGTACATATTCTAGGCTGACTTTACAGCTGAAAATGTAACAACACCAATTTATAGATAGAACACTGTAATTGGAAGAACTGAAGTAACAACACCAAATTATAGGTGACACACTGTAATTGGAAGAACTGAAGTAACAACACCAAATTATAGATAGAACACtgtaactgattgttttttctcgtctcaagcagtgcatcacaactggtcaaaggccatggtatgtgctttcctgtctgggaaaatgcatataaaagatgccttgctgctaatggaaaaatgcagcgggtttcccctgatgactacgtgtcagaattaccaaatgttttacatccaatagccgatgattaattaatcaatgtgcattGGTGGCCACTTCTTTTTCTTGGTATCAAAGTTCGTAACCATCTTAGATGATGCAATATCTCGGTTACAAAAAGGTTGTTAATTCCTTGACTCCTAAAACGTTTACACTAACATCAAAATCTTTCCCTAGGTGATGTTCTGACTGTTGTTATGGTGGCTGTCTTGGAGATAAAAGATGTTGCAATAGCTTGATTAGCTGAGAGTAGTTGAAAATTAATTCGTTGACCCCTAAATTACAGTCATAGTGATAAACGATTTCTCATAAGTGATAACGTTTCTGATATATTGTCAATTCTGTGTTTCGACagccatcttggacgccatcttgaatatttcaaaatattcaaGGGTTCCACGTTTGCACTCCCTGGATCCTCAGATAGCACTTGCCAAATATGAAGAAACTACAAAGAACAACCGAAGGCTCAGCAAACAAACTACTAGTTTAATTGTGAGAACTTTTATGccttttttcatttcttgaatATCATTTTAGTTTGAACTTTGACATGACCTTGACGTCTAAATTAGGGCAGTCACTTCTTAAACATTGTGTGCATGCTTTGAATCAGCTTTTCTTGATATTGTATAAATGTGTTCTTAGACATTGACCTGACCTTGACCTATAAAATCGGGTAGCCCCTCCAAATAAAATTGTACTGTTCTAAAGTACAAATTCGGTGCTTAGAGTCAGCAAGTCCCGATCATTCCCCTAAGCCACTCCCTTAATACTTGCAATTATAATGCAGTTCTGTCTCGTCTGTATAACTGTGGACGACCCTTTCAGATTAATCGCGATGTTCATAGGTTAGAACTTATATGACATTAATTGGTCTTCCATAACTCAAGCGTGATATAACTGGCGATGCCGACTCTGATActatcactgttttgacagtgattcatgagtgcatgtcattaCTGCTGTACTTATATCAATGGGTTCTGTCCTATGctactagtctgggagtggcagtcctctctgTGGTGATGCAAGAAGGAtggaatctccagtaaaggatctcgcCAGGACTGGCTGTCCTATACACGAGGCACTAGgtagagattcgtggaatcaatCACTAGTTTGTTAAATGCCCATTCAtatgcattgtgcagagatactgccttgatcacgtattacggttttgccATTCATATTGCACATGCACCACTACCGTCGGTGGTCTTTGttacttgttgttgttgttgatgttgatgatgttgcttttgatgttgttgttgttcttcttcttaaACAGAGTTGATAGTCTGCATAAAGATGCTAATGTTAGTCAAATCAGAAACTtatgatacattttcaaaatgtttaaaagaaaacgaaaaagtTGCGGCAAACTCGTTTGACTGGAATCGCTTAAAGAAATTTCGGATTATCGAGCGCGGATCAATACCAGTTGCTGGAGTCGCGACGCGGCCATAAACCACGTTACATCATGCCAGTATCTATACGCCGCATGTTAAGTTCTGCCCACCGGATTGCGGTTAATCTCATCGTTCATCTACATAACAAAAACGGACAACTAAAGGGGTGTCAAAATGCAACAAAAACCCCTGAAATGACGGGATTTCGAGAGCCGTAAAAGGGGGAAACGGTCCAATGGGTAgggctgaaaaacaaaatcgatAATCTGTCACGTTTCCTGGTCGTTTTTCCCAGCGGAGTGATTAGATATAGCGACAGAGCGCAGTGATAGCCAGCGTTGGGGTTTGGTAATTTGTTGGAATCACTGACTGGCCTCCTCGCGCGCTCGGTGAGTGGCCTGGACACACCAAGTGGGAGTAGACCGATTGATGGAGCTGGAATTTCCTCACCACTGTTTATCATACATAATTCAATACGAGACCTGTGACATTCTTCGTGTTATGACTCATTCATGCCGTCTACTTTTCTTGCAGAACACCGAGACCGGCTCCAGTGTGAGGATCTCAGgccatatttgaaaaaaaagggacaaatctttttttttaaatcaataagtCCGTAGCAGCACAAAACTCGTCTGAAGACAACAGACACCGGGATATGCGACCAAGGTGCTAGAAAAACGAAAATCTGTGAGATACACACGACGACGGTGCTAACAGACGATAACCAAGTAGTGACATAAATAACTGTGTAGCTAGCAGACGACATATCACTACGTCAACATACGATGTCGTCGCTAGCAGACGATAATCACTGCGTGATATACGCAATGGCGATGTTAGCAGGCGACAATCGCTGAACGATACAGACGATGACTTCGCTAGCAAACGACTTCCGGTGAGCGGCATACAACAACGTCGCTAGCAGATGAGGTTGAAATCCAAGCGATTTTCTCATTCACTACTTTCAGTGTGAACACGTGTACAGAGTAATAACTACCAATGCGTGTATGAATGTTAAAATATCGTGATCAAGCATCTCAGTGGGATATCTCTCTTCACAGATCTGGATGGATGATCTTAACATTCTGTAAGAAAACAACGATTTCCGACATGTTCATACTAatgtgattatttaaaaatataaacgtAAAGAACGTCATTTCAGTTAAAGAATGAACTTCTGCATCATACGAATAGATTTTGCATTTTTACAGGATTCATATGATGGTGAACAACcatatattcaaatataacaataaaacaggTCTTTGACAACAGATTCAGATACAAAAGTAAAAGGCGCTACGCTAATACAAAACTATTTTCAGAAACTGACTCCACTTTAACATACTGGCTACACTACACCATCTTTAAATAATTCAAATGTTAataatcttctcttttttttaaagcaaaggTTTTGATGGATgcatgtgatggtgcatatgtaATATagatttcttttatttcatgttttgatttACACACTACATATTACAAGTCTGAAGTAACGTGCATTTATCCAGACACAGAATAATTTTATGGAGATATCTTGTCCATCATTATAATTTACAAACAAGATCTCTGAAAGGATTGATACTGAGGACAATACAATATTACAAGTTTGAAGTAACCGCTCGGCTGCTCGTATACAGAACAATTTTGTGGAGATATCTTGTACTTCATTACAGtttacaaactagattttacaCGACTGGGAGATTCTTACCGAGGATGAACCAGGACAATATATCATTCAAAGCCAGACGAGTCTCCACAGCGTGATAGGAAACGAAGCATAGCACACTACGAATTACTTGTATATCGGACTGTATATTCTTTGTGTTTTGACCAATCGATGCTCAGAAGTGTGTATACTCAACTGGTACAAATAATCGATAACCAATTAGTAGGATCTTTCAAtcaggagaaagagagagacagacagatatagagGAGATATGATAAATGTGTTTGTACTGTCCATCTCGTATAAATGCTTGTGACTGCATTGTTGGGTCTTCCCGGCCAGATGGTATAGCATGACAGCTAGATAATTACCAAGCGAGTgacaacatcaatataatttCAGCATCTACATGGGTTTGTCTGCAATTGTCGTGTGTGTTCTGTAAAAGGGAAAATTAATGTATTGATCAGCCGCTGTTTGTGGatgctgtatgtatgtgtatgtttgcaATAACCGTTAGCAGAGAGTAAACTATTTGCTGCTGTTCTTTTAATGCGTGTCGCCTCTGCCGCCACCGCCGCTGCTGTTAAAGCTGTGGAAAAGGACATTCGGGTGCCGTGGCAGCCGACGCCGACCATCAGGGCAGAATGACTCTCGCCGAGTCGAAAGCGACGTACATAGAACTGATTCTCGCCTGGCTAATCCACAACAACGGGACGAGCAGTGACGTCGACTTCACGCAGCCGTACGTGCGCCGCTCGCTGCGCTACGTCTACCCGTTGTTCATGTTCCTGCACGCCGTCGTGGGCGTCGTCGGCATCGTCGGCAACATCGCCATGATCATCGTGCTGGGAAAGCGTAGGCTGTACCACGACCAGACGTTCTTCCTCCTGGGAAATCTCGCCTTCTCAGATTTAATCAAGTGCGTCTTCGTGCTGCCGATAACGCTGGCAAATTTACTTATTCAGAACTGGCTGTTCGGCAGCTTTCTGTGTTTTTTCCTCCCAATGATGCAATGTTTCCCCGTGTACGCCTCCATGTTGACCTTTCTGATGATTGCCATAGACCGGTATCGTCTGATTGTCCACCCCTTCAAATCCCGCCTTCCCGCCGGCCTGTGTACAATAGCCGTGTGGGTGGTGGCGGTGTGCGTGGTCTTGCCTTATGCGGTGTACATCAAATATATTGACCTTGGAGCATCGCTGGGTGAACAATTTGAAGGGGCGGGAATTTGTTACGTCCATCTTGAGAAACGAATAGAAGAGTACATCAGGGCAATGTTCGTGACCTTGTACGCCATGCCTTTAGCCGTGATCGCGTTTCTGTACGTGAGAGTTTCGGCCGAGATCAAGTCGCGAGAGTCGGCCAACATCTCGGTGCACTTCGCGTCCAGCAGCGGCGACGAGATCCCGAACATGCCGGAGCCAATCTCCTACCAGTCTTCGATCACGTGGTCCACCGCTAACGGCGCGCGAAACTCGAGAAGTGAAAACGAGGCGACGTCTGCTTCCGCCGCCGCTGCCGCCGCCATCGCCGTCGCCAGCCAGTTGAAACCGTACGAACACAACACGCCGGAGTACGACGACGACCTCGACCTGGTGAAGGAGAAACGGACACAGAATTATCTCATCGCCATGACAACGCTGTTCGCCATGTGCTGGTGCCCGCTGCACATCCTGATCCTGGTGCACTATTTCGTGCACGAGAACGACAAGAACGAGGGCCATTACGACATCACGTACATCACGTTCGCCTGGTTCGGCTTCTTGTCCACCTGTACGAACCCGATTCTCTTCGCCTCGTGGCGAATGTCCTCGGCCACCAAGGATCGGCTGCGAGGCTACTTCCGGTTCAGCAACAGGCGGCGCAGTTCTCAGGTAAGCCGCACTGACGTGTCCAATATTCCTCGCACTCATTCCTCTTCGACTAGAGAGCACAGTCCCCTCCCGTCACGTCTGGGGCACAGTCCTCTCCAGTCACGCTTGGAGCACAGTCCCCTCCCGTCACGTTTGGAGCACAGTCCTCACCCGTCACGGCTGGAACACAGTCCTCTCCCGTCACGCTTGGAGCACGGTCCCGTCCCGTCACGGCTAGAAAACAGTCTTCGCCCGTCACGTCTGCAAGTCTCCGTTTAAAACAaaaggtgtgttttttttccctttcagCGAAGACGTCAGTACCAACACCATTCGCGTTTTGTAAATGGATCACGTTTGTCGCCAGTGGAGGAGCGAATTGTCATGGACGCACACAATGAAAGCGCTGCCAATGATGTCTGACCTTTCCGTGTATGTCCATCTCTTTTGAACTTCACAGGTCACTGGTAGACAAATCACAGAGCCATATCAGAAAGAAATGGAATGGAATTCACGATTGTTACGTTATTGGTGCCTTGTTATAACACAGACACAACGTCATActaatatttagtaaaattacgAACTTTGTATGAgtaagaaaacaagaagaaaaaaaaataataataaaaaatttaaaaaataaaaaataataatatgggaGTTTAGTATTCTTTTTGAATACTGCTTagctatttatttatctatttatttatttatttattttctgatAGTTATCAGTTTTCCCCATCAATTAACGTATTACTCGTATGTTGGCTAAAGTCGGTGACCTTAGTTTCTGAGGTAGCTTTATTGGATTGCATAAAGTTAATCTTGAGTTCCTATAAACCAGGAGGACCAAAAACATGTTGTTTGGGTTAAAACATGATGTTTTAAACAGAACTTTGTCAGCGATATATACGTTAACAGTAAAAGTATAATAACCGAACATATTTTACATGAGCTAACAGGCCTAACTACGGTCAGCGGCTTAAACTGTCAGCAGAAGGTTGGCTCGTAGAAGTCGTTTTCGAcgaaaatcgagttgtaagagcgcgcagactagcaactggacagtcgtagaaagtgatggcagttggtagtcttagACTAGCATTAGTTGTTTCGTATACTCCGCACAAAACGTTAAGCAACACCCACCTCTAAACACAACTTGTAGCAAGGTATTGTTAATTGATATTTCATTTTCATACTTCAGTGGTTGTTGCTTAAAGGTACATTCccgaatttgctgcaattttaaagatgttatcgacgaacagaccttttaacgattgtaattacatttcaaatatattttgatgcataaaatattagtggctatatattaaacgtgtttctgatcgttctaatatttgtactaggttaaatttcattttattaaaatatgttgttgtttttgtatgtacgaaattatttgaagacaaactccagtttaggcttcttacaaatattaagatgaccagaaacacattgaatatacagacactgatattctaaacaagttaatatatttaatatgtaagtttaatcgtaaaaatattttattagtcagaaacatcttacaagtcagcaaacacaggaatgtccctttaacgttttGTGAGTCCTGAGACTAATTTGTTACATATTAATCATCAATTTGTGCTTAATGTATTGATGTCAGTTCATTATGTGTCAATGGTCCacattttcaaggaaatatatCTGTACttcagtttaaaatatatttataaaagtacatacatgttcagtggcggatccagaaaatccatttaggggggaggaccaatgacatgaggcggaatgccaatggaactttgggggaggtttggaggggatcataaaaaatgaaaattaatgtttaataaaattataactcgcaACATTTAGGGG
This window contains:
- the LOC121384594 gene encoding neuropeptide Y receptor type 5-like, translated to MTLAESKATYIELILAWLIHNNGTSSDVDFTQPYVRRSLRYVYPLFMFLHAVVGVVGIVGNIAMIIVLGKRRLYHDQTFFLLGNLAFSDLIKCVFVLPITLANLLIQNWLFGSFLCFFLPMMQCFPVYASMLTFLMIAIDRYRLIVHPFKSRLPAGLCTIAVWVVAVCVVLPYAVYIKYIDLGASLGEQFEGAGICYVHLEKRIEEYIRAMFVTLYAMPLAVIAFLYVRVSAEIKSRESANISVHFASSSGDEIPNMPEPISYQSSITWSTANGARNSRSENEATSASAAAAAAIAVASQLKPYEHNTPEYDDDLDLVKEKRTQNYLIAMTTLFAMCWCPLHILILVHYFVHENDKNEGHYDITYITFAWFGFLSTCTNPILFASWRMSSATKDRLRGYFRFSNRRRSSQRRRQYQHHSRFVNGSRLSPVEERIVMDAHNESAANDV